The sequence below is a genomic window from Eleginops maclovinus isolate JMC-PN-2008 ecotype Puerto Natales chromosome 20, JC_Emac_rtc_rv5, whole genome shotgun sequence.
ATTGGCAGGGCTCAATCCGAGGGGCGGGATAAACGGTTGTGTATCAATTCCCTCTAGGATAGCGCTACAACAAATCAGAGCAACGAAGAAGGTGACGTAGTCAGAGCTACGGAAAAGAGTCCATGGGCCACTGTTCTGCGTATGGTGTGTTGTGTATGGTGCTGATTCGAAAGACTGCTGTTCgccagcagcagccatcttctttatttacatgtagcAGAGACCGGCAGGGACTACACGCGGAACGATCGCAACTCTGTCCTCATTACGTTAAGCCCGCCCACCGACAATCACACGATGTGATTGGCCAAACCAGAGTTAGGGTTTTGCAGTTTGAGCTAACGAGGAGTTTCTAGGCGGAACCCTAGCTGCAAATTCAATTTGCTACCGCTAGGGTGCACCTAGATATCTAGGCTagggttttgtgacagttgctccatatttaaatgaaataataaaaatgttgatataaCAGATAAAGTTAAAGTTAgaatgcacaacaaaaaaagaagataaaataaatgaaaaatgttgaagAATAAGAAGTTTAAATGTGACAAATGTATTACAATACTTTCAGCGATGTAGTATTAACCCTCCAGTCGTGTTCGGGTCAAATCTCAATGATTTACTACCTGatcaatcataaatattgtCATTACATTTGATCGCCTTTAGGCCttatgatatcctccacagtaggcatttgaacatttacacatttctgtGAATTTTGAGAGGTTTACTCAACTTCAGTTAATGTAAGAGTAAGAGCAAGAGTTAAAACACCGATTttagaaggaaaataaatgcattaagtATTGCATAAGTAGTTCTAAGGGTGTTATTATGGACCACCCAGAACTCCCAGGTCTTCTGGGATGGGTCAGCTTTccgtccccagagtcagaactaaacgTGGAAGAAGCAgcattcagttattatgctccaacTATCTGGGacaaactcccagaaacctGCTGGACTGCTGCTACTGTTACTTACCTAAATCCAGGCTGATGCCTTTAATTGAACCCTTCATAAGCACTTTATTTGCCTTGTGTTggaaggtgctatataaatgaacttGCCTTTTTAAAGGTTATTAAGCAGAGAACAGTCAGTAATGTTGCAGAGCCTGTCGGGAACCTTACTcactttgaacattttttttatcatctgaATATTTTCCCAACTTGGGATCAAATagataaagtatatcttatcttatcttgtccTAACCTCAACAAGCAAGTTTAAAAAGATTTACCCAAAGTCTGTTTTCTCCTTAGTATTGCTTTCTTAAACTGTGCTTAAAGTAATTTACCTGTGGGAACCACTAAGTAATTGTACTTGTAGTAGGTACTGGGTTCAGCAAAATGAGACCGTAGAATGCAGGCTGTACTTGATTCTTTGTAGAAATGTTGTAATAATtaaagctgacacacacacagtttgaggAAAGGGTGCAGCTGTTGCTCAAGGTCAACCACCTTATTTCTTCATCGCTGTATTTAAGCCACACAAAGTATAGATGAATACCTGAGGTCCGTGTTATTAAAGAAAAGGTctgatgtagtttgtttggaAGGCTTCTTTGGAAGTCCTCTTCTCCTCAGTTCTAATGAAGCTGCACAATGAAGCAGGAAGTGAAGGCCAGAAGCTGGTGGAAGTGCGGGCCCTTGGAGGATTTCACTAAAGTACTTATCAGCTCCCTGACCTGCCGCCCGAGCATCTGATAAGTGAGTTCCTGGCTTCTTAGGAATAATGACACTGGATCTGGCTTGCAAATCAAACCCAGTTTGTGCTATATACAGAAACATATGACACAATGAGGATATCATTTCCTTATCAAACTTTCTCCTGGcccatttaaatgcacacaaagGCAACAAGTGCTTCTGGTTGGACTGAATTCGTAAAGACAATAAATCACAAAGTAtgacatacatacatattacaGAGTACATTGTAAGATATGCACAACCCTTTTCCCTCCAAAGTTAATATTGTGAAAGTATGCTCGTCAGCAATGTGTGATGTAATGATGAATAATAACGGAACTTGTGCGCAACAGTTTGTAGCGTCACTCTTCCTTCACCACTTTCCTGTGGTTTCACACTGTGGAGCTCTCATGCATTCATTCTAAAACGTTCACGCCCTCAGAGTGAATCAGAATATCCAGTCTTTTGTAAGAGAGTTATTCCTCCATGTCCTTCTTGTTTTGTGGTGTCTGCAGAGTCCTAATACCCACTTGTGTTGTCTTCACAGATAAATATTACCATACTGCagattttctctcccactcactcTCTGATTCTGTAAACGCAGACGAGTAATAAAAACACCATTCACCATGATGAATGTGCATAAGCACTTAGAGCTAACAGCAGGATCAGATAGAGCCAGAGACTGTGCAGTGGAGTGTTTAAAAAAGGCGAATGGAGGATTGGAAATCAGAGATATGGCACTTTTAAACTCATTTGTTTGTCCAATTAGTGTCAAAGATTGACCAAGTACAGTCAGTTTAATCATACAGCAACAGTGTTCCGCAAAAACTGAAAAGCTAGAAGCAATTCAGCACCTTAACGTTTTTGGGATATTgctgattacattttatacagTGTCTGAATAATCTGCTAGAAATCACAAGATTTGTGTTAAACCTTTTATCAGGCCAGACCAGCAGACCATGCTTTGCCTGTTTGACAGCGGTCCAAGCTGCTTTCACTTAAGAATGTTTGAAGCAGTGATTACAGCAGGGCACAATGACCTGGACCACTTCACGAATAGGAGCCACCCTCTGGTGAACCACTTCCTTCAGGCTGAGGCACCCTGCTCAGAGTTTCCTTCCTAATGTGAACTCCAAAAGGTGCTGGAAGCTGTGCAGATAAAATTATTGGAGCAAAGAACCGGGACTCAATGAGTACAGTCGGGCTTCAAACTGATGTCAGATACTGCAGATTTACTGGAAATTACAACCAGGATACTGTAGTGACACAGCCTCTGCTCAACCAATTCTGAAGCTGTTCCCCAAACTGCTCCTTTTACCAACAGAGAATCAAACATTCCATCAGCAAGACTTAAACGCCCCTTAACaggcaaaatgcactttttgctgtcttttatacataacaAAAAGAGTGGCGGCACATGATTTGGATGGGGGTGTGGCGCAAGCTAAAATCCAGCCGAGGCtggtcacagaatcagcactttcgaaaacggggctgaaacacaGTCCAAAAACTTTTGCTCTTCACAGTCCCAATCACCGCACCTGTGCGGGTGAGGTCACTTAAATATCCAGTGCCCTATTGAGCCTCTAgtgctgaaagaaaacaaaaaacatacaaatgtgttaaaacacaACCGTCTTCACAAACTTGGTAACCCGTGCAGAggatttagaaaacattcatcaTCTTGTCCACACATGCACAGCGTTTTCTAAAAGGCCCGCAGatacaaaacgctgcaagaagcccAAAACCCAACGGAAACCAcgggacactaaaaagtgacgcacactGCTGCAGcacgttcctcctgatggaagtgttttgggctgttgtTGCGCCTTTGCACCGGGTCGGCCACCATTGTAGTAAAGTAAACTTAACAGCTGAAACCAGCAGACTGAAATAACGACAGTTAGACctgcaatcatttattttttacgtCACTCAGCTGCAGCATTACGTAGATATTTCCACATCAGCAGTAACAGAGCAAGTCGAGTCACTTTTTACTCCCAAATGAAATTAGTTAAATATTCTCTTCTTCTGACTGTTTTTGGTCTCTACATACTTCTGAGGGAAATGTCTCTTACTGAATGATCCACTCCGTGTTTGCTGCTGAGCAGGTAGGGAACCATCTGGTCTATAGACCTTATCTTATGTCGCTTCCAGGACAGTAAAGTTAGGTTATGGGTGGGACAGATAAACACTGAGCTGAGACAAACAGTAAAACTCTGTAAAGCTCAGGGGAGCTGCAGATTATATTATAGTTCTCTTCACGTTCATCACTACCAGCGACTTCTTCATTGTCATTGTCACCTTGTTGTTCTGTAATAGTTATTTTAACAGCTTTTAGGATAATTaaggataataaaaacacaaataaggaCTCTGATATCACTTTACGTTTCAACCTTTAATAAACCACGTTCACTTTCACTAGCCTCTGTTTGCCTTTTTAGCCACACTTAACTAATAATATACGTCTAATGCGTCCATCATAATGACATATTTACAACAACTAAGACAATTCACCTTATCAGAGGCCTCTGTCTAACCTAATTTGTATTTAGAGTAAAGAAGTAAAATCTCGAAACTTCAAACCCACAAACATTTAGACAGACGATGAAGATCAGGAAGAAAATGATTACAGCTGAGGTGTCCAGATGTCCAGATCAAAAACAGTTTTATGTCATCATCCaagtttttctttcctctagGGTTAAGGTTTCTACATATATGAATCAGAATCCTGCCTTTAAGATgccatgtttgtgtatttttaactttttacaaGATCCAAATAATCTGACCAATTATTCTATCAAGACATTAACACAGTTTTCAATTCAGGAAATCCTGGGGTTAATTTATTTGCATGAATCTGGTTGcatatatttttctttgtaaataaaaacaatctgtgaATTCCCTTCATGTCTAGAAGGGGACAACTCTCTTACTTGGAAATATCCAAGGTTTTCAGGTTTATGCTGTCCATCCACAGTCCATACAGCAAGTTTGAAGCATGTACTCTTCTGACAGAGAACTTATAGTTCCTGTCAGGTTCAAGGACGTCGATCAGCAGTTCATATGACTTGCATGCATATATAAGTTTGGCTTCATCAGCAAGAGTTGGATGACAGTTTTCTATGTGGATCTCAAACATTTGGTTCAGCTCCTTAGACGATGAGTGTTCGACCTCCCAGAACAGATGCACACTGTTGGATGTCACTCTGGACTTGACCTGGTCAAAAGTCACCGGTGCCTTGAAGGACAATAATGCACTAAGCTTTAGTGTTTGAAGGTTGGCTGTACTGGCGGCGAGCTGGTTCTGCAGGTTTAGTGGGCCGCAATTTCGAGTCAATCTGGTATCAAAATCGTGCACATGCTGCAGTGCTTGCTGGGTCTTCTGCTGCACGGAAGCTACCATGTCACTGTCCACCAGACCCTGTTTATACTTAACGATGAAGGCCTCCAGCTCCCGGCAGCTCCTGGTGATCACTTCGTAGAGCTGTCCCATAACAGTGAGGAGGAGCTTGACCTGGGTCCTGCCTAGAGCCATGGCTCGCTGCAGCCTCCGCTCGTCAGTCAGAGAGGACACAGCGTTGTCCAAAGGCTGCTCCCCTTCTGCAGCTGCTGGCATTTCATCCACTCGTATTTCTAAGTAGAACGAGCTTCTCTGCAAGAGCCGCAGCTTTCTCTGCCTCACCTTGGAAATACATCACATAGCCTGGTTAAGTTCACATGTACTTTACAATGGGACATCACTCAGACATTTCATACTATTGAATGTTTTTACTCCTGCAAACCCATACAGGTGTTTCAATCACTGGGTAGCAAGACCTCTAGTCAGGCTGATGTTGGGTGTAGCCAGGAAGCCTTTGAACTAATAACAATATTAACGGTATAAAATACTCCTACCGCTAACAGGCAAGTGATGGAGCGCTCAATCAAGCACAGACTgtacacaaaaacagacaggaTGGACTATGGGTGTGTACAGGTTTAAACATACTTTTGCTTGTTAAAGGCCTCGATTTAATTTActatatgttttaaaatcaacaattgtatttgaaaaaaaatgaataatacaaaagtACATTGCTCATTCTTAAATACAGTCTGGTATACTTACCATGATGGAGTTGTCACTCAGTGCGGTGCTGCGCAGATGAAGGATTTGGTTGTAGAGGTCTTGGACGGTCTGGGTCCTGATCTCCTGAGTCGCACACTTGACGTCTTCCATGGTAACTgtttcacacattcacatcatTCATGTAAAGTGTGTggaataaatgcaaaatgtagGCAATCAAAACAAATTGTGTCAATGTTTGGGTTTGCATTTCATCTGGAAATGTATTCTTAGAGCATTTCCAGAGACAGCTGTGAAAGTTTTACTTCTTCCATATATGGTACTTCCAACAATACTGTCATGCTACTGTGAGacactgaaaaaatgtaaatgtagtagtacacacacacacgcacgcatacgcacacgcacacacacacgcacacacacacacacacacaccacctacCACTATCCCCATCACAAACCACACAAGTTCCTGTTACTGTACACAGGGAAAtctattacatttgaaaataaaagtgtaactTTCCATCCATACATTCCTGATAAAATGATTCGGTCTTTTGTGAAAAACTATCAGCATTTCTCTTTTGTGTTGCTTAAGGGTAACTTTTAAAACCTTGAGTGATGGTGGGAAAAAAAATGGGATAATTAACATGTGAgactttttttactttcatttccaaaagctaatgttaaggtttaataatgttgttttgCAAGCTTCAAAGTAATAAGTAATTCTCATAGAAAGTCAGCCAAAAGAACAAGATAAGGTGAATATAATCAATATTTGGAAAAAAGCCCTGATCAAGCTTACTCCACTGTAGCTTACTTAGCCAACAAGCTAGCTAGTGTAACCtcacaaacattttaataagtGTCCGTCACTAATCAGGTAAGTGTAATCATTTATACAATACTAAATGAAGCTTATAAACTTTAAACCTgatgttattatattttgtttttattaggcCTATAGACCTACCTACAGGTTAACAAGGTTAGTCTGAAACAGcgagctaacaagctaataCCAGGTATAAATCATCCACCAAACCAAACTAAACAATACCCAGCAGCCTACTTATTATTTATCTCgtacaacaacaataaagccTACCTTCTCACCTCTGTTTTACTAAGGGTTCCTGTAAAATAGTGTGACGGCAACTCTTGTTTATAGTTAATTATCATCTGCATGGTTACGGTTATTTTCCACGGTGACAGAAGGACTTATATTTTGGACAAAAACAATCTTAAttccaatttattttctgttaaccCACTCATGTTTTTAGTTACTTGAATATACTGAAGGTTGGATGGTTCATTCTATACCAAAAAGTACTGTGTGTCACATTCTGAATGTTTAAAGTAACTACTAAATAAACTGTAAAGTTgagtaaaaagtagaaaatgtgcttaggaaatgtaatataaaatgaaaGTACTGTGTACTTAATTAAGTACTTTGGTAAATGTACTTAGATACTTTCGCCACTGTCGACAATGGACATTTAACAATGTTAACCGTTGAGTAAAACAGATGACTCTCATGGGTATGACAGCAATACACAGTTGGCATTGTCTTCACAAGAAATTAGTTGATTCATTTTGCAATGCTTGTGTTGGTCAACCTGTACAGTGCGTAGTATGTAATTTAGGAACTGAGACACGCAGCTTatgaaaaatatgaaagtacCTGTGTGATTTGTTCAGTATGGATGACAATGGGGATTATGTGGGAGTGAAAGGATGAGCCAAAAATAATTCCCTCTGTTTTCTTAATTAATCTCAAgagcattattattatcacaGTGCTCACATTGGATTATCACAGGTTTTATGGATTGATACAATCAACACATGCATGGTCTGAACAAAAACGTCTTCCATCACAGAGACTAACATAAGATAAAAACTTAATCTGTATTCACTATATGTGatgctgtaaaatgtatttgaacagTATCCAACAAACACAAAGGACTGGCAGAAAACCTAATGAAGATCGATGTC
It includes:
- the LOC134883135 gene encoding fibronectin type III domain-containing protein 11-like, producing the protein MEDVKCATQEIRTQTVQDLYNQILHLRSTALSDNSIMVRQRKLRLLQRSSFYLEIRVDEMPAAAEGEQPLDNAVSSLTDERRLQRAMALGRTQVKLLLTVMGQLYEVITRSCRELEAFIVKYKQGLVDSDMVASVQQKTQQALQHVHDFDTRLTRNCGPLNLQNQLAASTANLQTLKLSALLSFKAPVTFDQVKSRVTSNSVHLFWEVEHSSSKELNQMFEIHIENCHPTLADEAKLIYACKSYELLIDVLEPDRNYKFSVRRVHASNLLYGLWMDSINLKTLDISK